The Ignavibacteriota bacterium genome segment CGCACACTGTCCGTGAGGATCACCGCCTGCAATACGTTCACGGTCTGCGCCAGGTTCGCCATCCGCACACGGTCGCAACGGTTGTTGAATACGTTCAGGGTCATGCCTGCAAGCACCGCGTCGCGCATGGTATTCTGCTGGTAGAGGAAGCCGGGATTGGTGCCGGGCTCCACCGCATACCAACCGCCCCACTCATCGACCGCCAGGGCAATCTTCTTGTTCGGGTCGTACTTGTCCATGATCGCCGCATGGCCAGTGACGAGTTCTTCCATCTGCCACGCACGCTTCATGGTGTCGTAGTAGTCCGCCTCGGGAAACCCTGTTGCCGGTCCCATGCTTCCCCAGCGTGCGGCATAGTGATGCAAACCGACGCCGTCGAGCATCCAGTGGGGCACGTCCCGCATGAGGACCTCCGTCCAGTGGTAGTCGCCCCCGCCCGCACCTGATGCGATACGGAAGATGGGGCTCTTGCCCCACGACGACGATGCAAACGTCGTGTATGTCCGGTAGATGTTCGCGTAGTATTCGGCGGTCATGTTGCCGCCACATCCCCAGGTCTCGTTCCCGACACCCCAGTATTTCACCGCCCAGGGTGCATCCTGTCCGTTCTTCCGCCGGAGATTCGCCATCGGCCCGATGCCGCCGAAGTTCACGTACTGGATCCAGTCGGCGAACTCCTGCACCGTGCCGCTCCCGACGTTGCCGGAGATGTACGGTTCGGCGCCGAGCTGCTCGCAGAGTTCAAGGAACTCGTGGGTCCCGAAACTATTGTCCTCGGTGACGCCGCCCCACCACGTGTTCACGATCGTCGGGCGGTTCTCCTTGGGCCCGACCCCGTCCTTCCAGTGATAGGTGTCTGCGAAACATCCACCCGGCCAGCGGAGGAGCGGGATGCGCAGTTTGCGCAGGGCCTGCACAACGTCGTTCCTCATGCCGTGGGTATTGGGTACACGGGTGTTCGTTTCGCCGACGTAGAAGCCGCCGTAGATACAGCGACCGAGATGCTCGGAGAAATGGCCGTAGATGTTGCGGTTGATCGTGTCCTTGCCCGCTACGCCAATGGTGATGCGCAACGGTTCGGCGCCGAAGACCGCGGAGGCGGAAAGGATCGCCACGGTCACAAGGAGCAATGCGACTGCCCTGCGTGTGTGATGCATGGTGTGACTCCGGTTGATGAGGTGTGGTCGGGATGCTCGTAAAAGATAGCACCGCGCACGACAAAGGACAAGGGGAAACTCGAATGGCGGGAGTGCGTCCTGTCGCACCCCGGTGCCTCCCGTACCCGTTTGCATGAGCGTCGTCGCTGCCGTGTTGCATTCCGTGCGGATTCTGGATTCCTTCAATTATACGCTGAGGGAGGCCCCCATGACGCTTCATACCCGCTCCTTGCACTTCCTGGTGCTGTTCCTGTTCCTGACCCCTGCCGCGCTGTATCCTCAACCCCCTGAACATATTCGTGAAGGATTCCGCATCTCCCGTACACTCTATTATAATACGCTCGGGGAGGAGGCGACGACGGAGTTCTTCTACGATGCGGACGGGCGGATCGCGAGCGCCTTCTGGCAGCTGACGGACCGGTCCAAACATTCGACGAACTCGTACCAGTACAACCACCGTGGCCAGCTGGTGACCGTGTTCAGGGAATTCTCGGATACGATCACTTCCTTTGAAGTGCTCTCGTATGATGAGCGGGGGAACAGGGTCGCCGAACGGTTCTGCCGGTCGGACCGGGTCCGCGGCACGGCAGCGTATCATTACGACGCATCGGGCAGGCGGGTGGGTGCGACATTCCAGCGCCACAAGGGCTGGCTCGATGGCGAGGCGGTGTACCAGTATGATCTCCGGGGCGGGGTTGTGGACGGTGTGGTCATGAACGACGCTGATACCGTTGCTTCGCTTTCGTATGTCTACGACGCACACGGCAATCTCGCAACGGAAGTATGGCGCTTCACGCAGGGCTGGTCACAGACATTCACGTATGAGTATGTCCCGGCGCTGTGCCAGGTGTGGAGCTTCCCCGACCCCCTCATCACCAATACATGCCGCTTCCGGGTGGTACGGGAGGAGTATGTCTATAACGATACACTCGGCGGGCCATCCGTCTATGCGTATGGCCCGGAAGGAAAACTTCTCACAAAGAGATTCACCCGGTCGGATGGGCTGAGTTCGGTCACATCCTATGTCTACGATGCTTCGCGACGGCTCGTCCGTTCGATCCGCCGTGGAGGAACCGGGACAGAACACGAGTTCCTCTTTGACTACGACCGGGCAGGCAGGCTGATCCTCAAGACGGAAATGGCGGGTGATGTCCCGGTGTCCACCACCGCGTACACGTATGATGGGCAGGGAAGAGTCCTCCGTCAGGTGCTGCAGAATGTTGACGGATGGCTCTCCGGGTTGCTGACCTTCGAATGCGACAGCGCGGGACGGGTTCAACGGGGGCACTTTCGCGGCCATGGATCGATCGCGGCGACCGTGAGCTACGGGTATGACGTCAACGACTGCCTGCGCACGGTCCTCTGGCAATTCTCATCGGGGGCAAAGCAGGAGTACCGGTTCACGTATGAAGTGCGCGGGGTGCTGTAACGGCACTCCCCACGCCACCGACATCACATGCGTCTATCAGAACCTTGAACGGGGCTCGCGGAACCATATGCGGGCATTCGTGAAGAACCTTGCGGCGGGCGGCGCGAGCTACACACCACAGTACATCTCCCAGACGGAATTCGATGCGATCATTGCCTCCGGCACCGAACGGGGTCGTGGCTGGTGATCGGTGCTGAACAAATGGGCAGCACGACGGTCCGGCCCGTGGTGCTGCCCATTGCATGTTCTCTCACATCGGGGTCCTGCAGGCCGCTCCATGGTGGAACAGACCGCCGGCCCTGCGCCACTTATTTCATCAAGACCATCTTCCGGA includes the following:
- a CDS encoding alpha-N-arabinofuranosidase; protein product: MHHTRRAVALLLVTVAILSASAVFGAEPLRITIGVAGKDTINRNIYGHFSEHLGRCIYGGFYVGETNTRVPNTHGMRNDVVQALRKLRIPLLRWPGGCFADTYHWKDGVGPKENRPTIVNTWWGGVTEDNSFGTHEFLELCEQLGAEPYISGNVGSGTVQEFADWIQYVNFGGIGPMANLRRKNGQDAPWAVKYWGVGNETWGCGGNMTAEYYANIYRTYTTFASSSWGKSPIFRIASGAGGGDYHWTEVLMRDVPHWMLDGVGLHHYAARWGSMGPATGFPEADYYDTMKRAWQMEELVTGHAAIMDKYDPNKKIALAVDEWGGWYAVEPGTNPGFLYQQNTMRDAVLAGMTLNVFNNRCDRVRMANLAQTVNVLQAVILTDSVRMLLTPTYHVMEMYVPHQDAAMLPVSFTSPMIYAGKDTMKAVSVSASKDKNNVTHISLVNVDLRVAQDIQLQLGGGVKKVSGRILRSANVQDHNTFEKPEAVKPVEFGGAKVDGGMVKLTLPACSVVVLTVN
- a CDS encoding DUF2202 domain-containing protein; this encodes MTSTTACARSSGNSHRGQSRSTGSRMKCAGCCNGTPHATDITCVYQNLERGSRNHMRAFVKNLAAGGASYTPQYISQTEFDAIIASGTERGRGW